aataaataaaaattttaaataggaggggaggaaagaaaataaatagaaattttagATAGAAGAGGGAGGGTGGGCGCAGGTGAAGCCCGGCACGGGGAAGGGAACAAAATAAACGAAAATAAAtaggggagggaagaaaataagcgaaaataaacagaaattttggacggagggggggggtctgggctcacttttttcagtttctcccCCACGGCCGGCGAggctgcggggcgcggggggcttGTCGCGGGGCGGCGAGGCCGAGCGGGAGGCGCTGGGGCTGCGCGAGGCGCTGgcgctgcggctgctgctgctccagtggCGGCTCGAGCGGGGGGCCCCGGCGGGAGCGCTCCCCGGAGCGGGACCGgctcctgcggggggggggaaacgggggggttttgggggtgaaaAGACCCCCCCCACCCTTAAAGTAGGGGGTACGCTAAggtggggggactggggagggggaTGGAGAGGTGGCGGGGTGGGAAACGGGGAGGGTTTGGGTTCGtcgaggatttggggggggttcgTCGGGATGTGGGGACCCaggtgggggtcctggggataaaccgggggtcccggggacAAACCCAGGATCCTGGGGACAAATTGGGGATCCCGGGGACAAATTGGAGCTCCCGGGGACAAACTGGGGATCCTGGGGACAAATTGGGGATCCCGGGGACAAATTGGGGATCCCGGGGACAAATCCAAGCTCCTGGGGACAAATTGGGGACCCCGGGGACAAACCCAGGATCCTGGGGACAAACTGGGGCTCCTGGGGACAAactggggaccctggggacaaaCCCAAGCTCCTGGGGACAAGTTGGGATCCCAAAGACAAACCAGGGCTCCTGGGGACAGGTTGGGGCTCCCGGGGACAAACTGGGGGAACCTGGGACAAACTGGGGGAACCTGGGGACAAACCTGGGATCCAGTGGCAAactggggaccctggggacaaaCCCAAGCTCCTGGGGACAAattggggaccctggggacaaaCCCAAGCTCCTGGGGACAAATTGGGGATCACAGTGACAAACCCGGGATCCCGGGGACAAACCCGGGATCCCAATGACACACTGGGGATCCCGGTGGCAAACTGGGGATCCTGGGGACAAACCCAAGCTCCTGGGGACAAattggggaccctggggacaaaCCCGGGATCCTGGGAACAAACTGGAGATCCCAGGGACAAACTGGGGCTCCAAGGGACAAACCTGGGATCCTGGGGACAAATTGGGGATCCCAGTGACAAACCCAAGCTCCTGGGGACAAACTGGGGGAACCTGGGGACAAACCTGGGATCCCAGTGGCAAactggggaccctggggacaaaCCCAAGCTCCCGGGGACAAATTGGGGATCCTGGGGACAAACCCGGCATCCTGGGGACAAATTGGGGATCCCAGGGACAAACCCGGGATCCTGGGGACAGATTGGGGCTCCCAGGGACAAACCCAAGCTCCTGGGGACAAACtgggggaccctggggacaaaCCCAAGCTCCTGGGGACAAATTGGGGATCACAGTGACAAACCCGGGATCCCGGGGACAAACCCGGGATCCCAATGACACACTGGGGATCCCGGTGGCAAACTGGGGATCCTGGGGACAAACCCAAGCTCCTGGGGACAAattggggaccctggggacaaaCCCGGGATCCTGGGAACAAACTGGAGATCCCAGGGACAAACTGGGGCTCCAAGGGACAAACCTGGGATCCTGGGGACAAATTGGGGATCCCAGTGACAAACCCAAGCTCCTGGGGACAAACTGGTGACCCCAGGGACAAATTGGAGCTCCTGGGGACAAACTGGGGCTCCAAGGGACAAACCCGGGATCCTGGGGACAGATCGGGGCTCCCGGGGACAAACCCAAGCTCCTGGTGACAAattggggaccctggggacaaaCTGGGAACCCTGGGGACAAACCCAAGCTCCTGGGGACAAATTGGGGATCCCAAAGACAAACCGGGGCTCCTGGGGACAAACCTGGGATCCCAGTGGCAAactggggaccctggggacaaaCCCAAGCTCCTGGGGACAAattggggaccctggggacaaaCCCAAGCTCCTGGGGACAAATTGGGACTCCTGGGGACAAactggggaccctggggacaaaCCCAAGCTCCTGGGGACAAattggggaccctggggacaaaCCTGGGATCCTGGGGACAAACTGGGGACCCCAGGGACAAATTGGAGCTCCTGGGGACAAATTGGGGATCCTGGGGACAAATTGGGGATCCCGGGGACAAACCCGGGATCCCGGGGACAAATTCGAGCTCCTGGGGACAGATTGGGGCTCCTGGGAACAAACCTGGGACAAACCCAAGCTCCTGGGGACAAACTGGGGACCCCATGGACAAACTGGGGACCCCGGGGACGAACCCAAGCCGCACTGGAGAGGCTGCAgtgcgggggaggggggctcgCCCCCACCCCAACAGAACCCACCCGGACCCCgcggagagggacctggggggccACCACCGGAGGGACCCCGTTTTGGGGACCCCGGCCCCGGGGACGCaccgggagcggcggcgggagccGTAGCGGTAGCCCCGGTCGGGGGAATAGgagcgggagcggcggcggctgtcccgggagcccccccggagTAACGGCGGCTGCGGGAGCGGGAACGGGAGTagcggcggctgcgggagcgGCGGTAGCGGCCCGAGCGGTGGTAGGCGCCGCCTCGGTGCGAGCGGGAGCTGGAGCGGGAGctggaggacgaggaggaggacggggaggaggaggaggacgaagAGCGCCGCctggaaaggggggggggggggggacacggggcgaGCCGTTCGCGTGGGGGCGCCGCCACGGCCCCGGCTCTCCCTTCCCGGGCTCGTGGGGAGCTCCAAACCCCTCGGTTTTAACCCCAAACCGAGCcgccctcaccccccccccccacaacccccggGGAGGCCCCGAGGCGTCGCGGAGAGCctcgagccccccccccccaaagcaccGCAACCCTCCCGCCCCGGCCGGCGGCGGAGAACCCCTCGAGAATCTCCGGCCGCGTTtccagggcgggggggggaatttttggggaaaaggggCCGTGAGGGAGCGTTACCGACCGGGCCGAGGCGCTATGACCcgccgcggcgctgcccggctgCCCTGGGGCGCAGCGCTGCTTgccggcgcggcggcggcggcggttttgccggtggcggcggcggcggctgcggcggcttGGGCGGACGCCGCCGCCTCCTCGTCGCTGCCGCCGAAGCTGGTGATGAAGGTGATCTTCTCCTCGTGGCCCGGAGACGGGGagcgggaccgggagcgggaTTCCGAGGTGGATTCCGAAGGGGaactgttggggggggggggggggggcggggaagaaggggaagaggcGGCGGTTGCCGAAAACGCCCCCCCCGAGCCGAAATCGGGGCACGCCGAGAGCCGCGGCCTCACCGTTTGTAGGGGTCGTAGGTGGGGCTGTCTCTGCGCGCGtagctgccaaaaaaaaaccaaaaaaacggGATTAGGGAGGGGGAGGCGGTGAGGAAGAGCAAAAAAATGGGATTAGGGAGGGGGAAATGGTGAGGGAGAGccgcggggggggcagggagccGCGGGGGGCTCACCTCGGGGGGCTGATCTTGCGGCCTTTCAGGCGTTTCTCCCTGAACTCCCTCCTCTGGCGGCGAGAGCGGCGGCCctaagggggaggggggcagccgGAGCTCGGGGGGTGGCACGGCTGGCGGGGGAGCCGCCCCCGGGGCGTTTTGGGGGTCCCTAAAGCAGCCGGAGCCCCCCCCTCACCGAGTACATGgccttctcctcttccagcGCCTTGGCGTTTTTGATGGCTTCCgcctcctccttgtccttccGCAGCATCCTGGCACAAGGGACCCTCAGCGGGCGGTGGCGGCGCCCGggggggcggttttggggtcccccgaggtggtgggggggggggccgcgtcCCCGCGGGTGGCCCCTACCTGACGAAGTCGCCGTCGGCCATGCCGTAGGTGGTCGCCTGCTTGTTGAGGTCGGCCACCTGCTCCTGGTTCAGCTCGTCCACGTCCACCTCCACGTCTGcagagcacggggggggggctcagcgcgCCCCCACCacgccccccaaaacccagagCAGCCCGGGGGGCGCCGCAGAGCCCAGCTGGCGCCCCGCTTACCGATATCGGGGATGACTTCGTCTTCGTCCGTGTTGCTGTCCTCCTCCGAGTCCTCCTCGTCGCCCCGCTTCTCCAGGGAGTTCTCCAGCTCGGCCACGGTGCTGTCCTCATACGTGTACCCGATGGAGGCCTTCTTCTCCGCCAGCCTGGGCGCGGAGGTGCTCAGcaccgccccccagccccaaattcctcgccgcccccccccagccccgctcactTCTTTTTCTCGTCCTCGTTGGGTTTCTGCAGCCCCCCGTAAAGCTCGTCGATGTAGATCTGGTAGAGGCACTGCTCCTCCGAGACTGCAAGGGGGGCGCGCCGCAGCGTCACcgggggccgcatcctgccccccccccctccccgaggggctgggggcgccccCGGGACACTCACTGCCCGCGAAGTCGTTCTGCACCAGGCCCCGGTACCGCTCGTAGTTGCATTTCCTCTCGTCGGACTCCTGCTCGGGGGAGCTGCAACGGGGAGGGCGTTGGGGTCGGActtggggggctgcccccaccccccccccaacttccCGAGGGGATTTCGGGCGCTCGGGTCCGGAGCCAAAATCCCCAAAAGGATTTCGGGCTCTCGGGTCCGGACGAGCTGCGCTCGGGGTCCCAAAAACAGGTGCTGAGCCAGGATTCCCtcaaaaacccccaaaacccctcaaaAATGGGGCCGGGATTCCCTCAAAAAACCCTTAAAAATGGGGCTGGGGCCAAGATTCCCTCAAAAACCCCTCAAAAACAGGGCTGGGCCAGGATTCCTtcaaaaacccccaaaacccctcaaaAATGGGACCAGGACTCCCtcaaaaacctttaaaaacgGGGCCGGGGCCAAGATTCCCtcaaaaacccccaaaacccctcaaaAATGGGGCCGGGATTCCCTCAAAAACCCCTTAAAAATGGGGCTGAGACCAGGAGTCCCtcaaaaacccccaaaacccctcaaaAATGGGGCCAGGATTCCCTCAAAACCCCTTAAAAAGGGGGCTGGGGCCAGGATTCCctcaaaaaccccaaaacccctcaaaAATGGGATCAGGATTCCCTCAAAAACCCTTAAAAATGGGGCTGGGGCCAGGAGTCCCtcaaaaacccccaaaacccctcaaaAATGGGGCCAGGATTCCCTCAAAACCCCTTAAAAACGGGGCTGGGGCCTGGATTCACTCAAAACCCCTTAAAAATGGGGCTGGGACCGGGATTCCCtcaaaaacccccaaaacccctcagaAATGGGGCCGGGACTCCCTCAAAACTCCCTTAAAAACGGGGCCAGGGCCAGGATTCCCTcaaaaatccttaaaaacagGGCCGGGGCCAGGATTCCCtcaaaaacccccaaaaccccccaaaaccggGGCCGATCCCTGCTCCGAGCGCCTCGCCGGGACCCCACCACCCTTTAGGGCTGTCACAGCTCttccgtgccccccccctttctcccctcgtactttttcatatttttttttcctaatttaaccttttttttgcattcttattaccccccccccccccaagcgcTGCCCTCCGCCCCCTGTCCGCCGGGAAACCGCCGCAGGGCCGCGCTCAGCCCCCGTGCTCCAGCCCCGACGTCCCCCCCCCGCGTCCTCTCCGCCCCACCCCCGTCATACTGGGAGCCCCGCACTGGTCCCAGTACACAAACTGGGGCCGATGGcggccccccgacccccccgcgGGCCTTACACGGGGCCGAGCAGCGGCGGCGTGTACATGGGGATGTAATCCAGGTGCGCCCGCACGTCGAAGCGGTCGATCATGTTGTTGGTGTCGCCCTGCCACGGCatcctgcgggggggggggctcagcaccccgcagagcccccccagggaaaaaaacagccccCCTGggaaaaaagccccccccccgggaaaaaaaacagcccctCCTGGgaataaaaaccagccgcccCTGGGAAAAAACAGCCCCCACTCCGGGAACAAAACAGCCCCCCTAGGAATAAAcagcccccgcccccgccgggaaaaaaacagcccccctgggggaaaaaaccagccccccccggggaaaAACAGCCCATTTTTGGGCTGGGATGAGGCCAaacgcgcccccccccctccggggTGGCTCGGTGTGGCACAGAGCCCCGGGGACAACAACGGGGACCCCCCGCTGtgccagggcccccccccgccgtgccggggccccccccgtgatggtgaccccccccccccgtgacggGGCCCCCCCGTGTCACCCACATGTTGACGGGGCTCTCGGCGGCGAGCGCGACGGCGGAGTCGAGGTGCACCTTGCAGGCCCGGCCGTGCACCTGCAGGAACTGCGCCGGGTCCTTcttctgcggggggggggggagaaagggggggggggttagggggggttaggggggtggggggggccgggaggggggtaggggggggttgggggggggttgggagggggtttgggggggtaggggggggggggttggggcgcCCGCAGCCGGGCCGTGCCCCGCTCGGTTTCCCCGTTTCTGACCCCAAGGTGGGAATGAAGCAGTGCGGCCGGCCCCAAAAatgccccaacccccccccccctcgtccTCTCCAACGCCCCCTAAAAttcccccgacccccccccccccaaaattcccccaacccccccccccaaaattcccccgacccccccattccccccatccccttcaacccccccccccccaccccccaaacacctcaaccccccccccgcccctatcCCCCCATggcacccccccaccccccaatcccccccacagcgcccccccaacccccccacgcCCCTCTACCCCCCAaagtgcccccccaccccccaaacccccccatagcaccccccaccccctatagcgcccccccatccccctaaccccccatagcacccccccacccctccaacaccccccaaaccccccatagcgccccccaccccctcctaTCCCCCCCACCGCCCTAAACCCCCGCAtagcgcccccccgccccccataacgcccccccacaccccctaaccccccatagcgccccccaccccccaaaccccccatagtgccccccagccccccaaaccccccatagtgccccccagccccccaaacccccccatagtgcccccacccccccataatgcccccccatgccccctaACCCCCCAtagtgtcccccccaccccccatagcgccccccagccccccaaacccccccatagcgcccccccacacccccataacgcccccccatgcccccaaaccctcccatagtgcccccccggcccccccccctcccccagcgcgcccccccccaccccccaatccccccatagcgccccccccgacccccccagcccccctcccccccccaatccccccatagcgccccccagcccccctcccccccccccacatatccccagggttttggggtcacggcggggcagggggggggcacggggcggggggggggggcacgggggggcacccACGATCTTCTCGTAGTACTCGCGGCGGCGCTCGGCGCGCTTCTTGTAGTCCACCATCATCCCCCGCAGCTTGCGCTCGTGCTTGCGCGCCTCGTGCCACATCCTGcctggggggcgcggggggggggggccccgcctgggggggggctgcgttagggggggagcacggggggggggggcggttgtttgggttttttttggggggaggggcagGAGACAGTGGGGTGAACGTGATGGGGGGTGtgggagggggatggggggagattttttttggggggggggatttttggaGGGGGTTGGATGGGGAGACcctatttttttggggggggggactgggaagaccttattttttttggggggggggggggcacaagagAGTGGGGAGAACCtgatgggggggtggggaggggctttttttgggggggggggggtggacttttttttgggggggggggggggtggatggggagaccctatttttttggggggggggactgggaagaccctgtttttttggggggggggcacaagagAGTGGGGAGAACGTGATGGGGggaggggcttttttttttggggggggtggatGGGGAGACCCTATTtttttgggggcgggggggacactgggaagaccctatttttttggggggggcctgGGAAGACcctatttttgggggggagggggacgaCTGTGAAAACCTtatatttttttggggggggtggttaTAGGAAGTGAggaggaattggggggggggggagaccctggttggggggggggtgaagaaGGGAATGGAGGGGGCTAACTTTTGTGGGGGAGacccctttttttgggggggggggaaatggggagaccctggttttttttttggggggaggggcagGGCGGCTGCAGGGGGGCGGTTTTATAGGGAggaggagttggggggggagggacgggggggcaGGCTGGGAATGGGGGAGACCTTGGGTTTGGGGGGAGACCCCGTTTTTTttcgggagggggggggacagtgAGGAGATcccgtattttttttttttgggggggggggggggcggttttatagggagggaggaggaactgggggggggcgTAGATCCCGGTTGGGGGGgttaaattggggggggggggggcatgtttctttgggggtggggggaggagaaTAGGAAGACCCcagtttttggggggggacccCGTTTTATTGCGGGGGGCCCGGGAGAccccttttggggggggaaggtttggggggccgtttttttgggggggggggggcagggaacgAGTGAATCCCGGTTTTGGGGGCGGGGAGGGAACGGGAGGCCccgtttttttttggggggggaggcggggagggaaTGGGGGACCCcgtttttttgaggggggggcggggagacGCCGGTTtgggtgggggaggggcggggaggcCGCGGTTTggccgggggagggggaggggaacgGGGAGGCCCCGGTTTGAAGGAAacgggcgggggaggggggaggcccCGGGATTGGGGCCGGGGGCCTGAAACGGGCCCGGTTcgcgggggggggagccccgggggtaccgggcgggggggggacccggAGCCACTCACCGCCGGGCCCGCGGCCACGGAGCGCCCCGGAAGCGGAAGTGAAGGCGCCGCCGGGGTCGGGGGGCGGGGTCGGGGGACGGGGCGGCGGCCGCTCATTGGGCCGGGAGGGTCACGTGGGCGCGGGgcaggagaaagggggagaagggTCGGGGGCGTGGTCTGCGGGGGTGGCCACGCCCCGGAGGCGTGGCTTGTGACGTGGGAGGGGTCGGTGGGGGCGTGGCTTTGAGATGGGGGCGTGGCTtcgggctgggggcggggcttcgggctgggggcgtggcttcgggctgggggcggggcttcgtccgtccgcagcccccccccccgcccccaaatccccccttgCGGCCCCAAATCCTcggccccagccccaaatccccccacggccaccccccccccaccccaaagccccccccccgtgtccccaaagcccctccccaccgccccccGTCCCTAaatcccatgtccccaacccccccccatatccccgtgtccccaaatccccccctccccaaatcccccccgtccccctaaatccccctcccctcccccccatgtccccaacccccctcccccaccccccaaccccctccccaacccccccatgcccccaaactcccccccccccatgaccccaaaccccctccccaccccctcccccacgcccccgaccccccccagccccccccatttccccaaccccccgtgcccccccatttccccaacccccccaaccccaaaaagccccccaatgccccccaccccccatttccccaacccccccattcccccccatacccccccaacccccccatgcccccccaaatgccccccacccccccatgccccccccaccccccaactcccccatgccccccccaaatgccccccaccccccaacccccccatgccccccccacccccccccccccccccaacccccccccacgGCACGGAGGCGGGCAAGGACTCGATGGCTTTATTGCCCCACCCCCGCTGGGGACCAGGGgacaacgggggggggggggccacagGCACagacccctccccccccgcgccccccccccaaaaaaagctgcccatatttttttttttttgggggggggcagggggtgacggggggcccccccccacaccccataaATATAGTGCAAAGCGGCTCCACGCCcccgtggggagggggggtggcctggggggggaggtttttgggggggggggttgacaTTGGGGACCCCCACGGTGTCCCGGAGGGGGGGGCTCAGAGGTCCCCCAGGCGCAGGTCGTGGCCGGGGAACATGTGGGTGCCCACCAGGCTGGCGGTGGggtgggggtccggggggctcCGCCAGCAGCTCGGGGCCCaggcagccccccccaaatccgggggggccgccgggggggccagggggtgggggggggccgcacaaaccggggggggggcggggggggaagggggcgtAGAGCTGGGCGAAGGCGTCCAGAGGCTCCGGCTCCGCCGCCAGGAGGGCGAAGGTTTCTTctgggggggagaaaaaaaggggggggagaaaaaaagggggggggagaaaaaattgGGGGGTCAGGGTCACCCCCCCacagcctggggaggggggctgggggagattcgtgcccccccccaaatacaccgtaatgggggctgcaggggtggtccTAAAgggggggcaataaggggggggcaccccaaaaaatGAGGAGTGCCCCCCGGTGTTGTGGCccggatttgggggggggcgcaACAattggggggggtgggcagcCTGTGAGAGCTGGGGGGTCAGCCCACAGTGGGGGGGGCACAGTATGGGGGGGCCCTAACATGGATGGGGGGGCACAACCTAGGGGGGCCCAAACTTATAGGGGGACCCCACaaaataagggggggggcacaacgTGGGGGGACACCCCACAACTTGGGGGGGACACGATATATAGGGAGGGTACCCCACaacatggggggggcacaataTTTTGGGGGGGCTACAATATTTTGGGGGGCTACAATATTTGGGGGGctacaatt
The nucleotide sequence above comes from Anser cygnoides isolate HZ-2024a breed goose chromosome 29, Taihu_goose_T2T_genome, whole genome shotgun sequence. Encoded proteins:
- the CLASRP gene encoding LOW QUALITY PROTEIN: CLK4-associating serine/arginine rich protein (The sequence of the model RefSeq protein was modified relative to this genomic sequence to represent the inferred CDS: inserted 1 base in 1 codon; deleted 4 bases in 3 codons), encoding MWHEARKHERKLRGMMVDYKKRAERRREYYEKIKKDPAQFLQVHGRACKVHLDSAVALAAESPVNMMPWQGDTNNMIDRFDVRAHLDYIPMYTPPLLGPVSPEQESDERKCNYERYRGLVQNDFAGISEEQCLYQIYIDELYGGLQKPNEDEKKKLAEKKASIGYTYEDSTVAELENSLEKRGDEEDSEEDSNTDEDEVIPDIDVEVDVDELNQEQVADLNKQATTYGMADGDFVRMLRKDKEEAEAIKNAKALEEEKAMYSGRRSRRQRREFREKRLKGRKISPPSYARRDSPTYDPYKRSPSESTSESRSRSRSPSPGHEEKITFITSFGGSDEEAAASAQAAAAAAAATGKTAAAAAPASSAAPGQPGSAAAGHSASARRRSSSSSSSPSSSSSSSSRSSSRSHRGGAYHRSGRYRRSRSRRYSRSRSRSRRYSXGGSRDSRRRSRSYSPDRGYRYGSRRRSRSRSRSGERSRRGPRSSRHWSSSSRSASASRSPSASRSASPPRDKPPRPAASPAVGEKLKKADAAAGKESGAAKPKLTPQEKLKLRMQKALNRQFKADKKAAQEKMLQQEHERQEREDELRAMARKIRMKERERREKEREEWERQYSRQSRSPSPRYSREYSSSRRRSRSRSRSPHYRH